In one Angustibacter luteus genomic region, the following are encoded:
- a CDS encoding carbonic anhydrase: protein MSVTDEYLENNKGYAEGFSGPLPLPPSKHIAVLACMDARLDVSRVLGIAEGEAHVIRNAGGVVSDDAIRSLAISQRLLGTTEIVLVHHTDCGMLTFTDEQFAGILRDDTGSEPEWAARSFTDLDTDVREGIAAIRTSPFVPHTDQVRGFVFDVADGTLHEVTG from the coding sequence ATGTCCGTCACCGACGAGTACCTGGAGAACAACAAGGGGTACGCCGAGGGGTTCAGCGGTCCGCTGCCGCTCCCGCCGTCCAAGCACATCGCCGTCCTGGCCTGCATGGACGCCCGGCTGGACGTCTCCCGGGTGCTGGGGATCGCCGAGGGTGAGGCGCACGTGATCCGCAACGCAGGAGGCGTCGTGTCCGACGACGCGATCCGCTCGCTCGCGATCAGCCAGCGGCTGCTCGGCACCACCGAGATCGTGCTGGTGCACCACACCGACTGCGGGATGCTCACGTTCACCGACGAGCAGTTCGCCGGCATCCTGCGGGACGACACCGGGTCCGAGCCCGAGTGGGCGGCGCGGTCGTTCACCGACCTGGACACCGACGTCCGGGAGGGCATTGCCGCCATCCGGACCAGCCCGTTCGTGCCGCACACCGACCAGGTGCGCGGGTTCGTCTTCGACGTGGCCGACGGGACGTTGCACGAGGTCACCGGCTGA
- the holA gene encoding DNA polymerase III subunit delta, with product MWEVSDTVAIMTPPARRAAGPSTGQPDVDPAGPLHLVTGPEDLLAERAVDRVVAAARAGDPSVQVVQVEPAGYVSGDLAAHASPSLFGEGTVLVLRALEDAPDELLEDAKALVLAPEPDVVLVLRHRSGQRGKGLLDAAKKAGAGVHDCPKITSDADKTTFVQGEFRRAGRRIAPEAVVALVEALGQDVRELASGCTQLMADTMPPDGAPQDAETVELDVVERYYGDRVEATGFKVADAAIAGQTDQALGLLRHALSSGVDPVPIVAVLALGLRSLAKVSSSSVGGMRSADVARDLGMAPWQVDKARRQLRAWTPSGLSDAIQAVAAADLAVKGGLPIKGRRAGDPVYAVEKAVLEIGAARRRTA from the coding sequence ATGTGGGAGGTGAGCGATACGGTCGCCATCATGACGCCGCCCGCCCGACGAGCCGCCGGACCCAGCACGGGTCAGCCCGACGTCGACCCCGCCGGCCCGCTGCACCTGGTGACCGGCCCGGAGGACCTGCTCGCCGAGCGGGCCGTGGATCGTGTCGTCGCAGCCGCTCGGGCCGGCGACCCGTCGGTGCAGGTCGTCCAGGTCGAGCCCGCCGGCTACGTGTCCGGCGACCTCGCGGCGCACGCCAGCCCGTCGTTGTTCGGCGAGGGCACCGTCCTGGTGCTGCGCGCCCTCGAGGACGCGCCGGACGAGCTGCTGGAGGATGCCAAGGCGCTCGTCCTGGCACCCGAGCCGGACGTCGTGCTGGTGCTGCGTCATCGCAGCGGTCAGCGCGGCAAGGGTCTGCTCGACGCGGCCAAGAAGGCCGGGGCCGGCGTCCACGACTGTCCCAAGATCACCTCGGACGCCGACAAGACCACCTTCGTCCAGGGCGAGTTCCGCCGGGCCGGCCGCCGGATCGCCCCCGAGGCCGTCGTCGCCCTCGTCGAGGCCCTCGGGCAGGACGTGCGAGAGCTGGCCTCGGGCTGCACGCAGCTGATGGCCGACACCATGCCCCCGGACGGCGCGCCGCAGGACGCCGAGACGGTCGAGCTCGACGTGGTGGAGCGCTACTACGGCGACCGGGTCGAGGCCACCGGCTTCAAGGTGGCGGACGCGGCCATCGCCGGTCAGACCGACCAGGCCCTCGGCCTACTGCGGCACGCCCTGTCCTCCGGCGTCGACCCGGTGCCGATCGTCGCCGTCCTCGCCCTCGGCCTACGGTCGCTGGCGAAGGTCTCCAGCTCCAGCGTCGGGGGGATGCGGTCCGCGGACGTCGCCCGCGACCTCGGCATGGCGCCGTGGCAGGTGGACAAGGCCCGCCGACAGCTGCGGGCCTGGACGCCGTCCGGGCTGTCCGACGCCATCCAGGCGGTGGCCGCGGCCGACCTCGCGGTCAAGGGTGGCCTGCCGATCAAGGGACGCCGGGCAGGCGACCCGGTGTACGCCGTCGAGAAGGCCGTGCTCGAGATCGGTGCCGCTCGCCGTCGCACGGCCTGA
- the rpsT gene encoding 30S ribosomal protein S20, producing MANIKSQIKRNLTNLKRTERNKAVKSELRTHIRNAKAAIEAGDAAKAQEAVAVASRKLDKAVSKGVIHKNQAANKKSALATKAAAL from the coding sequence GTGGCGAACATCAAGTCCCAGATCAAGCGCAACCTGACCAACCTCAAGCGCACCGAGCGCAACAAGGCGGTCAAGAGTGAGCTGCGCACGCACATCCGCAACGCGAAGGCGGCCATCGAGGCCGGCGACGCCGCCAAGGCCCAGGAGGCCGTGGCCGTGGCGTCCCGCAAGCTCGACAAGGCCGTGAGCAAGGGCGTCATCCACAAGAACCAGGCTGCGAACAAGAAGTCCGCGCTGGCCACGAAGGCCGCCGCGCTCTGA
- a CDS encoding type II toxin-antitoxin system PemK/MazF family toxin, with amino-acid sequence MPLRDLLARIRRPLRRTAGYPGDFTGTSSTQYAPHPDGVADPGEVVWTWVPFEEDHSQGKDRPVLVVGRQRGRLLALMLTSKDHDRDAAREARHGRVWVDIGSGAWDPRRRPSEVRVDRVLQIDPTAVRRIGAQLDRPRFDDVAAALRARRGWR; translated from the coding sequence ATGCCGCTGCGCGACCTCCTGGCCCGGATCAGGCGACCCCTGCGCCGCACCGCGGGTTACCCCGGTGACTTCACGGGGACGTCGAGCACGCAGTACGCGCCGCACCCGGACGGTGTCGCCGACCCGGGCGAGGTCGTCTGGACGTGGGTGCCGTTCGAGGAGGACCACTCCCAGGGCAAGGACCGGCCGGTGCTCGTCGTGGGGCGGCAGCGCGGGCGGCTGCTGGCGCTGATGCTGACCAGCAAGGACCACGACCGGGACGCGGCGCGCGAGGCCCGGCACGGCCGGGTCTGGGTGGACATCGGGTCCGGCGCCTGGGACCCGCGGCGGCGGCCGAGCGAGGTGCGGGTCGACCGGGTGCTGCAGATCGACCCGACCGCCGTACGACGGATCGGGGCGCAGCTCGACCGGCCGCGGTTCGACGACGTCGCCGCGGCCCTGCGGGCGCGGCGGGGGTGGCGTTAG
- a CDS encoding ComEC/Rec2 family competence protein: MTETAEPAEPTDPTDPTDPTEPPDLRLLVPALVAWCAAAGSLGAPSIGRGAAAVVLVLASGWTARAARRRLERGGRHARLRAGPGLAAAALASLAAGLVLASSGLQAWARDSGGVRALAQDGATVVVEGVVASDPRTLPARGHQPPMVMLRVSARSLAGRGAGRSVRARVLVFADQRWSGLRWGQQVRLRGRLGPSPTADDVVATLTARGPPEVTRAASSLDRRVEAVRAGLRRAVEPLPVDARGLLPGLVDGDTSQQPEDLAEAMRTTGLTHLSAVSGTNVSIVCAMALALARGIGLGRRTRLVAAGVLLAGFVLLARPEPSVLRAAVMGAIGLLAVGTSRRRAALPALSTAVVVLLVLDPWLARSFGFALSVLATLGLLLFATRWGRAWSRRLPGPLARPLATALAVPVAAQVTCTPLIVLLSGRVSLVAVPANLLAEPCVAPATVIGVAAAVVSPVSPWVAALLARVGGLPCQAIGWIARSLAEVPGGQLPWPDAAPAAVLLAVLLGAAVFLGPVLARRRRSLLVAAATVTVGVLLAVVRPSLPPRPGAGVWPPPGWVLVACDVGQGDALVLATGPGRGVLVDAGPDPDAVDDCLRDLAIRQLDTVVLTHFHADHVDGLAGAIRGRRVGQVVVTIVDDPPEQARRVRALAGRAGIDVRTVVDGETGRDGPLSWQVLWPGRVVHDGSVPNNASIVLRASAGGLSLLLLGDVEPAAARAVAVRARQAPGGPQVDVLKVAHHGSAQQDAGLIADARPRLALVSVGEGNDYGHPAPSLLRLLAEQGTVLARTDRQGDLAVVVRDGGLALSTSGPHRHEPRGRVSR; this comes from the coding sequence GTGACGGAGACCGCTGAGCCAGCCGAGCCAACTGATCCCACCGATCCCACTGATCCCACTGAGCCCCCGGACCTGCGGTTGCTCGTCCCGGCCCTCGTGGCGTGGTGCGCCGCCGCCGGTTCGCTCGGCGCTCCGTCCATCGGGCGCGGCGCGGCGGCGGTGGTCCTGGTGCTGGCGTCGGGCTGGACGGCCAGGGCGGCCCGCCGCCGGCTGGAGCGAGGCGGACGGCACGCCAGGCTGCGCGCCGGGCCGGGCCTGGCCGCGGCCGCGCTGGCGTCGCTGGCCGCCGGACTGGTTCTCGCGTCGTCCGGTCTGCAGGCGTGGGCGCGCGACTCGGGGGGTGTGCGGGCCCTCGCGCAGGACGGCGCGACGGTGGTGGTCGAGGGCGTGGTGGCCAGCGACCCGCGGACGCTGCCAGCCCGCGGCCACCAGCCCCCGATGGTGATGCTCCGGGTCTCCGCGCGGTCGCTGGCCGGCCGTGGCGCGGGCCGGAGCGTCCGGGCCCGCGTGTTGGTCTTCGCCGACCAGCGGTGGTCCGGGCTGCGCTGGGGCCAGCAGGTGCGGCTACGGGGCCGGCTCGGGCCGTCACCGACCGCCGACGACGTGGTCGCCACGCTCACGGCGCGGGGTCCGCCCGAGGTCACCCGGGCCGCCTCGAGCCTGGACCGGCGGGTCGAGGCGGTTCGCGCCGGGCTGCGCCGCGCAGTGGAGCCACTGCCCGTCGACGCTCGTGGGCTGCTGCCCGGCCTGGTGGACGGCGACACGTCCCAACAGCCCGAGGACCTCGCCGAGGCCATGCGCACGACGGGACTGACGCACCTGTCGGCAGTGTCGGGGACGAACGTCTCCATCGTCTGCGCGATGGCCCTCGCGCTGGCCCGTGGGATCGGCCTCGGCCGCCGTACCCGGCTCGTGGCGGCTGGCGTCCTGCTGGCCGGCTTCGTCCTGCTGGCCCGTCCTGAGCCGTCGGTGCTGCGGGCGGCCGTGATGGGGGCGATCGGGCTGCTCGCCGTCGGGACGTCTCGGCGGCGCGCCGCCCTGCCGGCGCTCTCCACGGCCGTCGTCGTCCTGCTCGTGCTCGACCCCTGGCTCGCCCGGTCGTTCGGCTTCGCCCTGTCAGTCCTGGCCACGCTCGGCCTGCTGCTGTTCGCCACCCGCTGGGGCCGGGCGTGGTCGAGGCGGCTGCCCGGCCCACTGGCCCGACCGCTCGCCACGGCGCTCGCCGTCCCCGTCGCCGCCCAGGTGACCTGCACGCCGCTGATCGTGCTGCTGTCCGGCCGGGTCAGCCTGGTGGCCGTGCCGGCGAACCTGCTCGCGGAGCCGTGTGTGGCCCCGGCCACGGTGATCGGGGTCGCCGCCGCCGTGGTCTCGCCCGTGTCACCCTGGGTCGCCGCCCTGCTGGCCCGGGTCGGCGGACTGCCGTGCCAGGCCATCGGCTGGATCGCGAGGTCGCTGGCCGAGGTGCCCGGTGGCCAGCTGCCGTGGCCCGATGCGGCGCCAGCCGCGGTGCTGCTCGCGGTGCTGCTCGGCGCCGCGGTCTTCCTGGGGCCGGTGCTGGCCCGACGGCGTCGGTCGCTGCTGGTCGCGGCCGCGACGGTCACCGTGGGTGTGCTGCTCGCCGTGGTCCGACCCAGCCTGCCGCCGCGGCCCGGGGCCGGGGTCTGGCCGCCGCCGGGCTGGGTGCTGGTCGCGTGCGACGTCGGCCAGGGGGATGCCCTGGTCCTGGCCACGGGCCCGGGCCGCGGGGTCCTGGTCGACGCCGGGCCCGACCCGGACGCCGTCGACGACTGCCTGCGTGACCTCGCGATCCGGCAGCTCGACACGGTGGTGCTCACCCACTTCCACGCCGACCACGTCGACGGGCTAGCCGGTGCGATACGGGGCCGGCGGGTGGGTCAGGTCGTCGTCACCATCGTGGACGACCCGCCGGAGCAGGCTCGGCGGGTCCGGGCGCTCGCCGGGCGGGCCGGGATCGACGTCCGGACCGTCGTGGACGGCGAGACCGGGCGAGACGGGCCACTGTCCTGGCAGGTGCTGTGGCCCGGACGCGTCGTGCACGACGGCTCCGTGCCGAACAACGCCAGCATCGTGCTGCGCGCCAGTGCCGGTGGGCTGAGCCTGCTGCTCCTGGGGGACGTCGAGCCCGCTGCGGCGCGCGCGGTCGCGGTCCGGGCCCGCCAGGCCCCCGGCGGTCCGCAGGTCGACGTGCTCAAGGTCGCCCACCACGGCAGCGCGCAGCAGGATGCCGGGCTGATCGCCGACGCCCGTCCGCGGCTGGCGCTGGTCAGCGTGGGAGAGGGCAACGACTACGGACACCCCGCGCCGTCCCTGCTCCGCCTGCTCGCGGAGCAGGGGACGGTGCTGGCCCGCACGGACCGGCAGGGCGACCTCGCCGTGGTGGTCCGCGACGGCGGGCTCGCGCTGTCGACCTCGGGCCCGCACCGGCACGAGCCCCGCGGACGGGTCAGCCGGTGA